One Defluviitoga tunisiensis genomic window carries:
- a CDS encoding copper homeostasis protein CutC, whose amino-acid sequence MSSIILEICCASARDVVEAEKGGADRVELNSGMVYGGLTPSIGEVEEAKRITNIPIIVMIRPRSGGFCYTDIEFEVMKKDAQAAISAGADGLAFGILNADGTIDIKRNKILKEIAGDKETVFHRAFDVVPNPIKSIDILIEIGINRILTSGQESTVEKGINNCRDIIDHSGGRIEILLGGGIRDYNVKKIIEETGTKQVHLSAFKEEYDNSTVHQNKVRFNKYEEMPENIYQVTDCNKVRLVRNIIDNIAL is encoded by the coding sequence ATGTCAAGTATAATATTAGAAATTTGTTGTGCCTCAGCTAGGGATGTAGTCGAAGCAGAGAAAGGTGGAGCAGATAGAGTTGAATTGAATTCAGGAATGGTATATGGAGGATTGACTCCAAGTATAGGCGAAGTAGAAGAAGCAAAAAGAATAACGAATATTCCAATAATCGTTATGATAAGGCCTCGTAGTGGAGGATTTTGTTACACAGATATCGAATTTGAAGTAATGAAAAAGGATGCCCAAGCTGCTATTAGTGCGGGAGCAGATGGTTTGGCTTTTGGGATATTAAATGCAGATGGGACTATTGATATAAAAAGGAATAAAATATTAAAAGAAATAGCCGGCGATAAAGAAACAGTTTTTCATCGAGCATTTGATGTGGTTCCAAATCCAATTAAAAGCATAGATATTCTTATTGAAATAGGTATAAATAGAATATTAACTAGTGGACAAGAATCTACAGTTGAAAAAGGTATTAATAATTGTAGAGACATTATTGATCATTCTGGTGGTAGAATAGAAATATTACTCGGGGGTGGGATTAGGGATTACAATGTTAAAAAAATAATAGAAGAAACAGGTACCAAACAGGTTCATTTATCTGCGTTTAAAGAAGAATATGATAACTCAACGGTTCATCAAAATAAAGTTAGATTCAATAAATATGAGGAAATGCCTGAAAACATTTATCAAGTTACAGATTGTAATAAGGTAAGATTAGTCAGAAATATTATTGATAATATAGCATTATAA
- a CDS encoding homoserine dehydrogenase produces the protein MIGVGLLGFGTVGGGVYQILKSKKDYIKRKLGEDIVIKKILVTDINKKRKYCVDKFLLTDKFEDIVNDSSIHVVVELIGGEEPSFSYIKAAIKNKKHIVTANKLIMAKHGEEIFRLAEENGVKIYYEGSVGGGIPIIKTLNESLVANKIEKIYGILNGTTNYILTQMTEKKMDFKEALKEAQDLGYAESDPYFDVSGLDSAYKISILSSLSYETFIDVDSLYVEGVEKIELEDIEIADELGYVIKLLAIGKRLEDESLDIRVHPTFVPKNNPISRINGVYNVVQIHGDNVGEIMMYGQGAGEMPTASAVVADIIEVAKNIKYNISNGLINNLQDHRLISIEEVENPFYIRLMVNDKPGVFAKIAKVLGDNNVSIASVIQKHRLTPVVPIFLRTHPVKEKYMNQAADELKNIDDVIEIKNIIRVEEL, from the coding sequence ATGATAGGAGTAGGACTTTTGGGATTCGGCACTGTAGGTGGAGGAGTTTATCAGATTTTGAAAAGTAAAAAAGATTACATTAAACGAAAATTAGGGGAAGATATAGTAATCAAAAAAATCTTAGTTACTGATATAAACAAAAAAAGAAAATATTGTGTTGATAAATTTCTTTTAACGGATAAATTTGAAGATATAGTGAATGATTCTAGTATTCATGTTGTAGTTGAACTTATAGGTGGAGAAGAACCTTCTTTTAGTTATATTAAAGCTGCTATAAAAAATAAAAAACATATAGTTACTGCTAACAAGTTGATAATGGCTAAGCATGGAGAAGAGATATTCCGTTTAGCTGAAGAAAATGGAGTAAAAATTTATTATGAAGGAAGCGTTGGAGGAGGCATCCCTATAATAAAAACTTTAAATGAATCATTGGTAGCAAATAAGATAGAAAAAATATATGGAATATTAAACGGAACAACAAATTATATTTTAACTCAAATGACCGAGAAAAAGATGGATTTTAAAGAGGCTCTAAAAGAAGCTCAAGATTTAGGATATGCAGAAAGTGATCCTTACTTTGATGTTAGTGGATTGGACTCTGCATATAAGATATCTATTTTATCTTCTCTATCGTATGAAACTTTTATTGATGTTGATTCTTTGTATGTAGAAGGTGTAGAGAAAATTGAACTAGAAGATATAGAAATTGCAGACGAACTAGGTTATGTAATTAAGTTGTTGGCTATTGGTAAAAGGTTAGAAGATGAGAGTTTAGATATAAGGGTTCATCCAACGTTTGTCCCTAAAAATAATCCAATATCCAGAATTAATGGAGTATATAATGTTGTTCAAATTCATGGAGATAATGTAGGAGAAATTATGATGTATGGTCAAGGAGCCGGAGAGATGCCTACAGCTAGCGCAGTAGTAGCAGATATTATAGAAGTTGCTAAGAATATTAAGTACAATATAAGTAATGGGTTAATTAATAATCTACAAGACCATAGGTTGATAAGTATAGAAGAAGTAGAAAATCCTTTTTATATAAGATTGATGGTTAATGATAAGCCTGGTGTTTTTGCAAAGATAGCTAAGGTTCTTGGAGATAATAATGTAAGTATTGCCTCAGTTATTCAGAAACACAGATTAACCCCGGTAGTTCCCATATTTCTCAGGACACACCCTGTTAAAGAAAAATATATGAATCAGGCAGCTGATGAGTTAAAAAATATTGATGATGTGATAGAGATAAAAAATATAATTAGGGTGGAGGAATTATGA